AAAGATGAGGCAAGAGTGAGTTTGAGTGTGAGAGAAGAGGGAAAAGAAAAAGGTGTAAACACTACCGCGTTTACACCTTTTCTTTTTGTAGCGAGACCGAGAGTTGAACTCGGGACCTCAGGGTTATGAATCCTGCGCTCTAACCAACTGAGCTATCTCGCCAGGTTTTCTTTTGCGCCTATTCCTGAAAGGCGAGTGCAAAGATAGTTACTTTTTTCATCTGTGCAAGCCTATGAACGGTCTTCTTCGTATAAAACTTTTGTGTTATGTTTTAGGAGCTTGAAAATCAAGCTAAAAAGCAATGCACCAACAATCCAATAAACATAACAAAGCCAGTTTTCAAGGGTCTTAGTCATGAAATATTCACGGATTCCGGCTACAAAAACAAAGCCCAATACCGTTGCAGAGATACCTGAATATTCCCGGCGAAGGATGGTTTTCATGGAAAAAGGAATAGTTCCTTTGATGTAATTCTTCATGCTTGGCCAGAAAGCCGGAACGGAGTTCGACCAGTTTACATAGCTCTCACCGAATTTACGCTCCAGGAAACGTTCTTCTGCAAACATGATACGCTCGTAATAGATCCAGAATAGCAAGCTCACGATGATAATAAAGTAAATATTGAATGTGAAGCATACGATCCCGATCCACATGAAATAATTCCCCAGATAAAGCGGGTGACGAACCGTTGAGTAGATTCCTTTTGTATTCAAAGCCTCGGCAACCTGTTCCTGTGTATTTCTTCCGGAAGTGTTCTTATTACTCGTTCCGATAGCAATAGCGCGGATTACCTGTCCTAAGATTGACATAGCAATAGCCGCTCCGGTACAAATGTAATACCAGCGCGCATCGTCCATAATGCATTGAACGTCTGTAAAATAAATTACAGGAACTGCTAAAACGAATAAAATAACTGGAATTTGTCCTCTGTACTTGAAGAGCTTGTTTCCGTTTTTTTCAAATGAATGTACTAACGCCATGAAAGAAATGTGTATATTTCGAAAATGATTTTTCGGCGCGAAGTTAACATTATTAAACTACTATGACAAATAAGGAACAATTCGAATTAGAATATGTATTAAAAACCTCACCACGGGTGCTGGATAAATTACTGTCAACACCTGACGGATTGAGCGAATGGTTTGCCGATGATGTTATTGTAAAAGACGATATGTACACCTTCCATTGGGATGGGAGTGAAGAACAAGCGCGATTAATTTCCAAAAAAGCAGGGGAGTCCATTAAATGGCAATGGCTGAATGACGAAGAAGACGAACTCGAAACGTACTTCGAAATGAAATACACCATTGATCCGATGACGAAAGTGGTAATCCTTACTGTTTCCGATTTTGCAGAACGCACTGAAAAAGATGAGATTGTCCGTCTCTGGGAATCACAAATCAGTGATTTACGCAGAGTAATCGGAGCATAACAAAACGTAGGCGCGCGATTAATCGCGCGCCTACGTTTTGTTTTTTATTTTATTTGACTTTTAATTCAATGCATTAATCGAATCCATCAGGTTCTTACTGATATCTTCCAGTGCAGCCTGTGAAAAATCAAATTTCAATCCGGCTGTTTCGTAAATTTCAGGAATGGATTTCGTATATCCCAGTGAAAGCGCGTTCTTGTAATCAGTCAATGCTTTCGCCGGATTCTTCTTGTAGTTGCTCCAAACACCCAGAGCACCCAACTGTGCAATTCCGTATTCAATATAGTAGAACGGCACTTCGAACAAGTGCAACTGTTTTTGCCAGGAACTTTCCAGAACAGCTTCGTATCCGTCGTAATCAACCAACCCTGTTCCGAAACGCTTACTCAATCTCAGCCATTCCTGCGTTCTTTCTGCTGTGGAATGGTTCGGATGCGTATAGATCCAATGCTGGAAAGCATCAATGGTAGCAATCCACGGCAATACTTTCACAACCGATTCCAATTGCTCCAGTTTGGCGCGTCTCAAATCATTTTCATCGGTGTAGAATTCGTTCCACAACTCCATGGTCAGTAATTCCATGGACATGGAAGCCAATTCCGCTACTTCAGAAGGTAAGGATTTAAATCCGGTCAATTCCAGGTCGCGGCTCAGGAATGAATGAACAGCGTGCCCGCCTTCGTGCACCATCGTTGTTAAATCGCGTTGCGCTCCGGCAGCATTCATGAAAATAAACGGAATACCGGATTCGTAAAGCGGGTAGTTGTATCCTCCCGGAGCTTTCCCGGCTTTCGAATCCAAGTCCAGGAACCCGCCCGTTTTCATGGTTTTCAGGCAATCTCCGAAATAAATATCCAGCTTTTGGAAAACTGCAATGGATTTATCCAGTAATTCTTCCCCGTTTTGGAACGGTTTCAAAGGAGCCAATCCATCCGGATCTACTTCCGAATCCCATGGCTTCAATTTGGACTTGCCTAATTTCTCCAGCTTTTTCAGGTTCAATTGTCTTACGATCGGAACTATCAGTTTCTCAATTGCTTCATGGAAAGCCAAACAATCTTCCACCGTATAATCGAACCGGCCCAATGCTTTGAACTTGTATTCGCGGTAATCTTTGCAATCTGCATTCTTCGCAACCTGGTTCCGTAATTGGATCAACTGATTGAATAAATCATCCAATGCATCTCGGTCCTGCAGTCTGCGGGCTGAAATCAATTCATAAACTTCTTTTCTGACGCTTTCATCCGGATCTTTCAGGAAATTGGCTGCCTGTGGCATGGTCCATTCTTTCCCTTTGTAAGTAATCATCTGCTTACCTGAAATAGCGCCAAACTGCTGGCTCAAGGTGCTCAATTCGGTTTCCAATGCAATATTCTCTTCACGGAACAATTCCAGTGCAGACTGAACTCCTCTGAAATAAATGGCATATGCTTTATCTTCGGCCAATTCCTTCACAAAAGGAGAAGCCATCATTTTTTGGTTCAACGAATCCTCGAAAGGAGCCAGGTTCGGCTGGATCTCAGTCACGAAAAACTGGTACGATTCCGTTAATTTTTCATCCAGCGTATTGATCGTCATTTTGATATAGCGCCAGGCCATATTTTCTTCCAGTACAGCTTCCAGTTCGCTCTTGTCGGAAAGCCAGCGCTTAAATGATTCTTTGGAAGATATATCCCTGTTTTGAAGGTCTAAAAGATAAGATTCTACGGATTTCCAACTTTCGCAGGTGAAGTCGGCTGAAACAAATTTTCTCATAACACAAAAATAAAAAAAGGGATAAAAAAAAGTAGGGACACGAAGCTTCGCGTCCCTACTTTTTGTGAATATTTTGGAATAATTACTTTCCTCTGGAAGAACCTGTTTTAGGCGCAGCCACTTTTTTAGCGCTGGTAGCTTTAGCAGACGCTTTTGCCGGAGCCTTTGCAGCAGGAGTTTTAGCAGTAGTTGCTGCTTTTGGGGCTGCTTTCTTGGCTGGAGCTTTTTTCGCAGGTGCTTTTTCTTCTTTTGCTTCTTTAGCTTCTCCGTCTTCTTTCTTAGCTGCTGTTTTTGGTGCTTTTTTCTCTTTTGCAGGAGCCGCTTCTTTTTCTTCTTCTTTTTCCTCAGGTACCAATGCACCTGCTTTCAATAACAAGTTATACCACTGGAAGATTTTCTTGATATCGGAAGCATAAACACGCTCCTGGTCGAAATTAGGAAGAACTTCAATCAAATAAGCCTTCAACTTATTTTGATCTTCTTTGTGAGAAATGGTTTCCTTTCCTTTCTCTTTTTCAAAAATCGAAGTGAAGATTTCTTTCAACGGTTTGTCATCATCGTATGTGTAGATAGAAATGTCATCCAAAGCGGAAATTCTGTCTGAAGCATACGCAGGAACGCGTTTTTTATCTTCCAGCGATTCTACAATGATGTTGTTTTTACCTTGTGCCAACACTTTATAAAGTCCTGGTTTTCCTGAAATAGCAATGATACCTGTTAAATTCATTCGATTAATTTATTTGCGCCAAAAATACGGCTTCTTTTTAATTCTTCACAATTTTCACCTGAAAGTATTGAACATCGGTGTGGATAACTAAATAATATGTTCCATTTTTCAACTCCGAAATGGAAATTTCGTGCTTTGCTTCAGAAATTGTTTTTACCACTCTTCCCTGAACATCAATCACTTGCAATCCCGTTACGGGAACAGTTGCATCAATTGTGAGGTTACCCGCTGTAGGATTCGGGTATACCTGAATTTGATTCGCCAGTTCTTCAATTCCTAACGAAGGATTGTAAGGTTGTGAAAAAACTTCACATCCGTCGGTGCTTGTACGGGAAACCGTGAAGTTGGAAGAAGTCGGTAAAGTGATTGTATAAATGGTGTTTGTCGCCCCGGGAATCGCAACTCCGTTTTCATACCACTGCAGGCTCGGGTAAGGATCTGTTGAAAGCAAAGTTCCGTTCACATAAACTACCGGAGCGGGTGGAGCAGAAAGGGCTACAACGGAAAGCGTATCGGAGTAGGAAACACATCCGTTTTGATCGTAAGCCATAAAATATACATCTCCGGAAGCTGTTAAGGCGGAACTCAAAGTGGTATCTCCATTCATCCATTCAATCGAGTATCCCGGAATAGAAGCCGTTGAAACAGCCAGGTCTCCCGGACAAAACAGCGAATCTGCAGTAATTGTAGTAGTAAAGTTTGATTGCAACATCGTATTTAAAGCGTGAATTTTACCATATCCATAAGCATTGTTCGGAATGGTTCCGGTGAATGCATCGGTAAATGCGGTTGAATGAATCGCATCCAGGAAGCTCTGGTAATTTCCTTTCGAACATTTTTCCAGGTAAAGTGCCGCAATTCCCGCTACCATCGGAGAAGCCATGGAAGTTCCACCGTTACGCACGTGCAAACCGTCATCAGACATGGAAGCGTTCCATCCCGGATCGTTCAGCAACCAAAACGGACCTGCACTCAAAGTCACGTCGCCGCAAGCCACCAAATCCGGCTTGATGTGTCCGCGTCTGGTAGGCCCTTTCGAAGAATTCGGGGATAATTCACCCACTGCCGCCGTGTAGGAAGGAGCAGGAGTGTAGTAGTTCCCGTTTTTGTCCAAATGCCCGAAGCGGTTGCGGATATTTCCCACGGTCACCACTTTCGGGGAACAGTTCCAGGAAGAAACGATTGTTTGCAACGTATCTGCCATATTATAATGTACAATATTCGGATAAACCGCCGCTGAAGGAAGCCCCGTTGTCAGCATGTCGTTCAGGGAAATGGAAACGGAACCGCTCCATGCATCGTAATTCCCTGTACCGGTTGTTTTCAGTGCATATAAATAGCTGGTAGAATCGACGTTATTGAGGTAAAACTCCAGATGCAGGTTCGGACCTACAATTTCCGGGTAAATTTCCATGGTTGCAATGCGATTCGATCCATTCCACAAGGTGTCGCGGATCACTGTTCCAATTCCGGTATTTGCTGCCCGGTAGATGGTTTGAGCCCGCTGCTGGAAACTTCCGCTTCCCTGGTTTGCTGCCCAGGCATAGTTCCATCCGGCATCCGAAAGGTCTGTCCATAAATCCAGGTAAACGGTATTCGCTCCCAGCTGGCTTGCCGGATTCGGTTTTACCCAAACGAAGGAAGTGTCCGCATCGATATCGTCGTGAACGTGGTATTTTCCCCAGGAACCCGAGTTTCCGGCTGCACAGACAATGATTCGCCCGCTTTTTTCATCCAGTAAATTATCCATCAAAACTGCAGCTGGGTCTGTTCCGTCATGACTTCCCAAATAGCTTCCTACCGATAGATTCACTACAGCAGGAAGTCCAAGCTGGTCTGCTGTCTTGAATACAAAATCACAGGCATCTGCCACGGTCATGGTCCAGTTGGGTAAATTAAAGTTCGTTTCAATAACAATAATCTTTGCTTCGGGAGCCATTCCGGTTTCCCGTCCGCTTGCCAGTCCGTTGGAAACACCCGCTCCTGCAACGGATGTACCGTGAGCCGAAGATTCTTCCATACTTCCGCAGGTTCCGGCCTGGATCTGGGCTCCGGTCCATAATTGCCCGTATCCGTAAGGCTGCGGTGTATTTGAAGCAACCGGTAAAGTGTGGTCCCAATAATAAAGTACACGTGTATTTCCGTTTGCATCTCTGAAATCCGGGTGATTGTAATCCAATCCCTGATCCACAAATGCCACAATGACATCTTTTCCTTTAAAGGATGTTTGCAATCCTCCCAATCCCTGGTGAACGGGTTTTACATAATGCTTCACCAAACTGGAATCGTTTAGCGGTTTCGGCATGGAAAATTCCAGGTAAAAGGATTTGATGAGTTTGGAATCCATTGCCTGGCGGATCCATTCCGGCGTTGCCTGAATATAAATCCATTCGCGGGTGACCTGTTTCACAGAAATTTCCTTCACAGCCAGCAAAGCATCCAGGTTACCTGTATTCGTAACAGCAAAGGCAGCAGGAACAGTCCCTTGTTCGGCCACTAATTTCTTAAACCGGAAATTATCTGTTTGTGCAAAACCTTGTGCCGAATTAATCAAAATTAATCCTGCTATGAATAATATTTTATTTATTTTCACCGCTTGTCGTAGTAGTTTTCCTATGAACATATTTTTAAACCTTTAATAAAGAATACTCAGAATATCTTTTCGCAAATTAAGATATTTGTTTAAAAGGAATTGTATTCCTCTCAAAAAAAGAATTATATAGTCATGAAGAAAAGAATCCTCACATTGTCATTGGCCCTGTTCTCCGTAGGTGTAATGAACTTTATTTACGGTCAGAAATCAGAAGAAGTTAAAAACTGGTACAATGGCCCGACTCCAGGGATGAATACGGAAAAAGCTTATTCAGCGTTGAAAAAGCAGCAATCTACAACCGTTATTGTAGCGGTAATTGATTCAGGAATTGATATTGAGCACAAAGACTTACAGGGAAAGATCTGGACCAATGAAGATGAAATTCCGAACAACGGAATTGACGATGATAAGAACGGATACATTGATGACGTTCACGGATGGAATTTCCTTGGAAACCCGAACGGACAGAACCAGAACTATGCACGTTTGGAAAAAACACGTATCTGTGCCGAACTGCATGCAAAATTCAAAGATAAGTCAGAAGCGGATATCGCCGCAGCAGATAAAGCAGATTACGCTCAATACCAGAAGCTTTTAAAAGAGATCGAAGCAGAGCGCCAGGAAAACCTGGGAGCTTTGGAGCAATATACGCAGTTGGCAGAAATGTTCCCGACTTTGAAAGCAAAACTGATCGAGAAATTAGGTGCTAATTTTACAGAGAAAGACGTAGATGCATGGAAACCGGAATCTCCGCAGGATATGCAATTAAAGCAAATCGGTAAGTACATTGCAAACGGCCAGTTGTCTGAAGATGCTATTAAAGAAGGCATTCAGCATTTGAACGGAAGTGCTAACTACCAATTGAATATGGAATACAACGACCGCGAGTTTATCGGTGACAACCCAGATGATTTCAGTGATGTTCATTACGGAAACAGCGACGTGGAAGGGCCGGATGCTTTGCACGGTACACACGTTGGGGGTATCATCGGTGCTACACGACACAATGACCTGGGAGGTGACGGTGTTGCTGAAAATGTTCGTTTGATGTCAGTTCGCGCAGTTCCGGATGGAGATGAGCAGGATAAAGATGTGGCTTTGGCCATTCGCTATGCAGTAGATAACGGAGCTTCCGTGATCAACATGTCATTCGGTAAAGCTTATTCCAAGCACCAGAAAGAAGTTTACGATGCATTGGCATATGCCGATTCAAAAGGAGTTTTGTTGGTTCACGCAGCAGGAAACGACGGGGTGAACTTAGACGAGAACCCGAATTTCCCAACGAATGAATATTCATTCCAATCCAAGCCATTGGATATGTACATCTGTGTAGGAGCATCTACGAGAGATAAAAAACATTTGGCTGCTGATTTCTCCAACTACAGCTCCCGCCAGGTAAATATCTTTGCTCCGGGATTTGAGATCTACAACACCGTTCCGCAAAGCGATTATAAAATCCTTCAGGGAACTTCCATGGCTGCGCCGATGGTTTCCGGTGTTGCTGCATTGCTGAAGTCTTATTTCCCTTCTTTAAGTATGAAGGAAATTAAAGACATTATGCTGGCTTCAGCGAAACAATACAAAGGAACAATGATCCCTGCACCGGGAACAGGTTCTTCCGTAGATTTCGGAACACTTTCTTCAACGGGCGGAGTTATTGACATCTCTGCTGCTGTGAAAATGTGCCAGGCAAAAGTTAAAAAGTAACTCGATTACACAATTATTATAAGTTATGCCGTCTGAACAAGCGTTTGGACGGCTTTTTTTATCGCTTATGAAAACACTGAAATTCATTCCGGTTTTACTGATGGGGCTTTATTTCCTTACAGGCTTCACCGGTCCGAAACCGACGGAGAAAGAAACGATCGATCGCCTGATGGACGAATGGCATTCGGCTGCGGCACAGGCAAACTACGCCAACTACTTCGCGTTTATGTCCGACAATTTCATCTACCTGGGAACAGACCCGGGCGAACGTTGGGATAAAGACGCATTCGGCAGATTCTGCAAACCGTATTTCGATAAAGGAAAAGGCTGGGATTTCCGGAAAATCGAACGCCACATTGAAATTTCCAAAGACGGGAAATTTGCCTGGTTTGATGAAAAGATCAGCACCTGGATGAAAGATTGCCGGGGAAGCGGTGTGCTAATGAAAGTAGGAAAAGAATGGAAGATCTGCCAGTACAACCTGGCTGTTCTGATCGAAAACGATAAAATCCAAGACTTTATTCGACTCCGTGAGTTGATAAAGGAATAAAGATTAGATACTTACATTAACTTTTTTTAGCTCAGATAAAATTAATCCTCGTACGGTTTTTGGTATCTTAAAGAAAACCAAAGTCATGAAACGATTAGTTTATTTGGGGTTGATCATGTTGGCCGGGCCAACATTCAGCACATTCGCTCAGGAAAGTGACAGTACCGGCATGCCGGGAGATAATTTCGATTTACAGGGAGCCTTAAACCTTTTTAAAGAATCCAAAAACCTGGAAGACTTCGAGAAGAAGTTAAATACAGAGGCGAACCATGTAAACAACCTGGATTTGGACGGAGATAACAAGATTGATTACATCCGTGTCATCGATAAAAAAGATGGGAATAGCCACGCCGTTTTGCTCCAAATCCCTGTCAACAAAAAAGAAAACCAGGATATCGCAGCCATTGCGATTGAGAAACGCTCCGATAAGGAAGCGCAGCTTCAGATTATCGGGAACGAAACGATCTACGGGGAAGAAACCATCATGGAGCCGATTGATGAAAAGGAAATCAAACGGTCAAGCGGTCCTGCAACACTTTCAGCGCCGGTAGTTGTTTTCGTCAATGTTTGGTATTGGCCTTGTGTGCAATACATGTACGATCCTTTTTACGATCCGTGGTATTCACCGTATTACTGGGACTATTATCCTTCCTGGTGGTATCCGTGGAGACCGGTTTATTACACCGTTTATTACCAGCAAATGTATTACTACCACGGTTGGTGCCAATACACTCCGTATTATCACGTTCCGCAAGCACATGCTATTTACGTATCGAATCATTCCAACAGTAACACTGTTCGAAAAAGATATGAACCGCAGCGTACCGCATACCGGGGAAGATCAGTTTACAATCAGTCGGCTAACGGGTCCAAAGGACGTGTAGAAACCGGAACACCGCAAACAACAAACGGAAGGGTAAACGGAACCAAAGCAGAACCGGTTCGTCCGACAGCAAATCCGGAACGTCAGACCATCAATAGGGATGCTCCGAGACCGATGCGTGAAAACGGAAACAACGGCGGAACGATACGAAATGAAAATAACGGGAATCAAAGAACCATTGATCCTCCGAGAAGAAATCCAACTACAGCGCCGCAGCCGCGACCTGTAGAAAGACCACAACGGATAGAACCGCAGCCAAGACCCATTGAAAGAAGTCCGCAGCGGGTAAATCCTCAGCCACAACGACAAACACAACCTGCTCCAGTAAGACAGGCTCCGGTAAACAGACCGGTGATCAGACCTGGCGGTGGAGGCGGAAGACGTTAAAATAGTAGTAACATAAAACAAGCAGGGCCGTCCCGGATAATCCGGGACGGCCCATTTTATTGAAAGCAATGCTTATGACCGCGCTAACGCTTGTCTTATCGAAAGCAGTGCTTTCTCTTATTTTTTCTTTCTATTCTTAGCTTGCTCCAACTGAGCTTTTTGCGCATCTTCCAAACGCTGCATGAAGCTCGATTTCTTTTTAGGGGCTGCTGCTCCTTTTTTAGCAGAATTCACCTGCGCTTCAGCCATTTTCGCTTTCAATTTCTCTTCGTCTACGAAGAAACGCTTGATCACAAACATCAGGATGATGGTCATCAACGTAGAAATGAAGTAATAATAACTCAAACCGGAAGAGTAATTGTTGAAGAAGAAGATCATCATAATCGGGAACATGTACATAATGATTTTCATGTTCGGCATTCCCGGCTGTTGCTGCTGCGTCATGTTTGACGAATTCAAATGCGTATATGCCAGCGTTGTTACCGCCATCAATAAGGTAAACAAAGAGATGTGATTACCATATAGCGGAATGTACGTTCCGAAATCCCAGATCGAGTCGAATGAAGACAAATCTTCCGCCCAAAGGAATCCGCGTTGTCTCAGATCAAAAGTTGCAGGGAAGAAACGGAATACTGCCAGCAAAATCGGCATCTGGAATAACATCGGAACACAACCGGCAAGGGGAGAAGCTCCCGAAGCACGGTAAAGCGCCATCATATCCATTTGCTTTTTCATAGCATCTTCCTTATTCGGATACTTCGCATTGATCTCGTCGATTTGCGGTTTCAGAATACGCATCTTGGCAGATGAGACGAACATCTTCCACTGAACCGGCATCAACACCAATTTCAGGATAATCGTCAGCAATAAGATCGCCAAACCTGCATTTACACCTAAATTCAGGAAGAAAGTAAACACCGGCTGAACTGCATACAGGTTGATCCATCGGAAAACACCCCAACCTAAGTTCAGGATATCGTCGTAATCTTTATCGTAAGCAGCTAACGTATGGTAATCGTTTGGCCCGAAATACCAGGAGAAACTGGCTTTTCCGTCTTTCACGGACTGCATTCCCAGGTTCAAACGTGAACGGTATTTGCGAATGTGTGTAAAGAAATGGTCGGAACCTTCTTTGTAATTGGTCGATGTAAATTTCGTTCCTTTTACTTTGAATCCATTATCTGCATCCAGGATAGAGGAGAAGTAGCTTTGTTTGTAAGCCACCCATTTTTTATCGGTTTCAGCTACTTTGTAGCTTTCTGCCACTTCGCTGTTCCAATCCAGCTTGCCATCCATTCCTTCGTAACAAATCGTGGAAACTTTACGCTGCTCGGAAAGCAAACGCTCTGAACGAAGCATTTCCATTTGCCAGTCAAGCATCACCGAATTCGGCAACACTTTTCCGTTCAGGTCTTTCATTTCGATCGTATAACCTACATCGTATCCGCCTTTCAGGTTGTACGTATAAATGATCGATCCGTCGGCAACGTCGTGTTTCAAAACAACTTTGGTCTTTGATTTCGAAACGATCTCAAACTCCTTGTTTCCTGTTACGTATTTGTTTCCTGCAATGTTGAAGATCAATTGGTTGGTATGGTCTCCGTCTTTGAACAGGTAAAGCGGTGTAATCTTGTTGTCTTTTTTCGCGAAGTTTACGTACGATTCGTATTCTTTCAACTGCACGGCAGAAACAATTCCACCTCTGGTAGAAAGGTCAACGATCAGCTTTTCGGACTCCAACCGAACGATTTCCCCTTTAACCAGGACATTCGAAGGAACTTTTGCTTTAGCAGCAATGATCGTATCTTTCTTTGTCTTTTCATTGACATACACCAAACCTCCTTTTTCGTCCTTGATCTGGTTTCCATCTTTGTCTTTCTTAGCAACCAGAACCGGTTTGTTCTTGTTTGCCTTCTCTGTAGAATCAGCATCTTTCTTTGCTTGTTCTGCTAATTCTCTTTGCTCTTTTTGCTTGGCTTTAACCTCTTTTTCACTTGGCTGGCTCATGTATGTGAACACCACCAATAAGGCACCGATAAGCGTAAGACCAATAACTGTATTCCTATCCATTCGTGTTTATTTGTTTTAAATTAATCGACCAGTGTTCGATTAATTATTTTTCAGTTTAACATCTTGTTATCCGCCACCGCGGATGTATTTTCGATAAATGCTCATGACTGCACTACCGTTTTCTCATTATTCGCTACCGCGAATATCTTTTTCGATAAAGTGCTCATGACTGCACTACCATTTTCTCATTATTCGCTACCGCGAATATCTTTTTCGATAAGCCCACCGGGCTTATCTCTTATTCTCAATAGCCGCTTTTACAAACGCTACAAATAACGGGTGCGGATTATCCACGGTACTCTTGTATTCCGGGTGGTATTGCGCACCAACGAACCAAGGATGTTCCGGGATTTCAACCACTTCCACC
The window above is part of the Fluviicola sp. genome. Proteins encoded here:
- the yidC gene encoding membrane protein insertase YidC: MDRNTVIGLTLIGALLVVFTYMSQPSEKEVKAKQKEQRELAEQAKKDADSTEKANKNKPVLVAKKDKDGNQIKDEKGGLVYVNEKTKKDTIIAAKAKVPSNVLVKGEIVRLESEKLIVDLSTRGGIVSAVQLKEYESYVNFAKKDNKITPLYLFKDGDHTNQLIFNIAGNKYVTGNKEFEIVSKSKTKVVLKHDVADGSIIYTYNLKGGYDVGYTIEMKDLNGKVLPNSVMLDWQMEMLRSERLLSEQRKVSTICYEGMDGKLDWNSEVAESYKVAETDKKWVAYKQSYFSSILDADNGFKVKGTKFTSTNYKEGSDHFFTHIRKYRSRLNLGMQSVKDGKASFSWYFGPNDYHTLAAYDKDYDDILNLGWGVFRWINLYAVQPVFTFFLNLGVNAGLAILLLTIILKLVLMPVQWKMFVSSAKMRILKPQIDEINAKYPNKEDAMKKQMDMMALYRASGASPLAGCVPMLFQMPILLAVFRFFPATFDLRQRGFLWAEDLSSFDSIWDFGTYIPLYGNHISLFTLLMAVTTLAYTHLNSSNMTQQQQPGMPNMKIIMYMFPIMMIFFFNNYSSGLSYYYFISTLMTIILMFVIKRFFVDEEKLKAKMAEAQVNSAKKGAAAPKKKSSFMQRLEDAQKAQLEQAKNRKKK